One region of Thiomonas intermedia genomic DNA includes:
- a CDS encoding NAD(P)/FAD-dependent oxidoreductase: protein MTGSLASPSPPRPASSSPPSQRFDAIVIGAGAAGLLCAALAGQRGRRILLLDHWPKVAEKIRISGGGRCNFTNLHTQPENFLSDNPHFCKSALSRYKPQDIVTLLQKHRIPFHEKHKGQLFCDDSAEQLISALLDECAAGQVTHWQPCAVEAVEAAAPGFRVRTVKGWVSAQALVVATGGLSIPQIGASPFGYRLAEQFGLPIVPPRPALVPLAFDPAQWAPFADLSGVSLEVDIETDHEHRTARFREDLLFTHRGLSGPAILQTSSYWQPGNALRIDLMRRLTESAWIQSKQGNRRTLAGELGQHLPQRLAHALCAQTGDSDRRMADFSDKALRALWQHWHTWPVRPSGTLGWRKAEVTAGGVDTRALSSSTLMALNVPGLHFIGEVVDVTGWLGGYNFQWAWSSAAACAQAL, encoded by the coding sequence ATGACCGGCAGTCTAGCCTCCCCCTCCCCGCCCCGCCCCGCGAGCTCGTCGCCGCCATCGCAACGCTTTGATGCCATCGTCATCGGCGCCGGTGCCGCGGGCCTGCTCTGCGCTGCGCTCGCCGGCCAACGCGGGAGGCGCATACTGCTGCTCGATCACTGGCCCAAGGTGGCCGAGAAAATCCGCATCTCGGGTGGAGGCCGTTGCAACTTCACCAACCTCCACACGCAGCCAGAAAATTTTCTCTCCGACAACCCGCACTTCTGCAAATCGGCCCTGTCGCGATACAAGCCGCAAGACATCGTGACGCTGCTGCAGAAACATCGCATCCCCTTTCACGAGAAACACAAGGGGCAATTGTTCTGCGACGACTCGGCGGAACAGCTCATTTCCGCCCTGCTCGACGAATGCGCCGCCGGTCAGGTGACGCATTGGCAACCCTGTGCGGTGGAAGCCGTCGAGGCCGCCGCGCCCGGCTTTCGCGTGCGCACGGTCAAGGGTTGGGTGAGTGCGCAAGCCCTGGTCGTTGCCACTGGAGGCCTATCGATACCGCAAATTGGCGCCAGCCCGTTTGGCTATCGGCTCGCCGAGCAATTCGGCCTGCCGATCGTGCCTCCACGACCCGCCCTGGTGCCGCTGGCGTTCGATCCAGCGCAGTGGGCACCCTTTGCCGATCTGAGCGGCGTCTCGCTCGAAGTTGATATCGAGACGGATCACGAGCATCGCACCGCCCGATTCCGGGAAGACCTGCTGTTCACGCACCGCGGACTCAGCGGCCCGGCGATCCTGCAAACTTCGAGCTACTGGCAACCAGGCAACGCCCTGCGCATCGATCTCATGCGCAGGCTCACCGAGTCTGCATGGATTCAATCCAAACAGGGCAATCGCCGCACCCTCGCTGGAGAACTCGGCCAGCACCTGCCACAACGGCTCGCGCATGCACTGTGCGCACAGACCGGCGACTCGGATCGTCGCATGGCCGATTTCAGCGACAAGGCCTTGCGTGCGCTCTGGCAGCATTGGCACACTTGGCCCGTGCGCCCCAGCGGCACGTTAGGCTGGCGCAAAGCCGAGGTCACCGCCGGCGGCGTCGACACACGGGCCCTCTCGTCCTCCACCCTGATGGCGCTGAACGTCCCCGGGTTGCATTTCATCGGTGAAGTGGTCGACGTGACCGGCTGGCTCGGCGGCTACAACTTTCAATGGGCCTGGAGCTCGGCCGCAGCCTGTGCGCAGGCGCTGTGA
- the tsaD gene encoding tRNA (adenosine(37)-N6)-threonylcarbamoyltransferase complex transferase subunit TsaD — translation MLVLGIETSCDETAAALYDTEAGLLGHALHSQVDMHQAYGGVVPELASRDHIRRLLPLTDLALKQAGVRLERVDAIAYTRGPGLAGALLVGAGVASALGMALGKPLIGVHHLEGHLLSPLLSKQPPGFPFLALLVSGGHTMLLDVEAFGQYTLLGETVDDAAGEAFDKSAKLLGLGYPGGPELARLAAFGNPAAFDLPRPKMHSPDLDFSFAGLKTAVLTKVRNLGSNLCEQARADLAAAAQEAITDVLVHKTARAQQVTRRRSVVVAGGVGANRQLREKLEAVFSARGVALFFPELEWCTDNGAMIALAGALRLKAHPQAARAAGAFDVLPRWDLTQAGSA, via the coding sequence ATGCTGGTTCTTGGAATTGAAACGTCGTGCGACGAAACCGCCGCCGCACTGTACGACACCGAAGCGGGGTTGCTGGGTCACGCCCTGCATTCGCAGGTCGACATGCACCAGGCCTATGGTGGCGTGGTGCCTGAGCTCGCCTCGCGCGACCATATCCGCCGCCTACTCCCCCTGACGGATCTCGCGCTCAAGCAGGCGGGCGTGCGCCTGGAGCGGGTGGACGCGATTGCCTACACCCGCGGACCCGGGCTGGCCGGAGCGCTGCTGGTCGGTGCGGGGGTGGCCTCGGCGCTGGGTATGGCGCTGGGCAAGCCCTTGATCGGAGTGCATCATCTGGAGGGGCATTTATTGTCCCCGTTGCTGTCGAAGCAACCGCCCGGGTTTCCCTTTCTGGCCTTGTTGGTGTCGGGCGGGCACACCATGTTGCTCGATGTCGAGGCGTTCGGCCAATACACCTTGCTGGGCGAGACAGTCGATGATGCGGCAGGCGAGGCTTTCGACAAATCCGCGAAATTGCTGGGCCTGGGCTATCCAGGCGGGCCGGAGCTTGCCCGGCTGGCCGCTTTTGGCAACCCAGCCGCATTCGACCTGCCAAGACCCAAGATGCACAGTCCCGATCTGGATTTTTCGTTCGCGGGTCTGAAGACAGCGGTGCTGACCAAGGTGAGAAACCTGGGGTCGAATCTGTGCGAGCAGGCCAGGGCCGACCTCGCCGCTGCCGCGCAAGAGGCGATCACCGACGTGTTGGTGCACAAAACGGCGCGCGCGCAGCAGGTGACACGAAGGCGTTCCGTGGTCGTGGCGGGTGGCGTGGGGGCCAACCGGCAGTTGCGCGAGAAGCTCGAAGCGGTCTTTTCGGCGCGCGGTGTGGCCTTGTTTTTCCCAGAACTCGAATGGTGCACCGACAACGGCGCGATGATCGCGCTGGCCGGCGCCTTGCGTCTGAAAGCTCATCCGCAAGCGGCTCGCGCGGCCGGGGCATTCGACGTTCTGCCGAGATGGGATCTGACGCAGGCCGGTTCGGCCTGA
- the rpsO gene encoding 30S ribosomal protein S15: protein MSVADINKAQIVADNARGTGDTGSPEVQVALLTARINELTGHFKTHAKDHHGRRGLLKMVSRRRKLLDYLKDKDADRYRALIAKLSLRK, encoded by the coding sequence ATGTCTGTTGCAGATATCAACAAGGCGCAAATCGTCGCCGACAATGCCCGCGGTACGGGCGATACCGGATCTCCCGAGGTGCAGGTCGCGTTGCTGACCGCGCGCATCAACGAGTTGACGGGCCACTTCAAGACGCACGCCAAGGACCACCATGGTCGCCGCGGCCTGCTCAAGATGGTGAGCCGTCGCCGCAAGTTGCTGGACTACTTGAAGGACAAGGACGCCGATCGCTATCGCGCCCTGATCGCCAAGCTCAGTCTGCGGAAGTAA
- a CDS encoding metallophosphoesterase, protein MRIQLLSDLHLETETFAPQPAPGADLLVLAGDIDAHHAQIDLFRDWPVPVIYIAGNHEHDRKDFDHTIDALRERCDRLGFTMLHREQTRLTHQGRTIRVLGTTLWNDFELFGPEGIERSMRAARYFAEQVQCATRHGRPMGVPELREEGLLCRDWLRTQLTDPAHHSDQDDATLVITHFAPSLRSNDARYPVNASTASFCNAYDDLIPHCTLWMHGHLHCRHDYRVDNARVVCNSRGLASKGEDNDFQPQGAWEI, encoded by the coding sequence ATGCGCATTCAACTCCTGTCCGACCTGCATCTGGAAACCGAGACGTTCGCCCCCCAGCCCGCGCCCGGCGCGGATCTGCTCGTTCTCGCAGGCGACATCGACGCCCATCACGCGCAGATCGACCTGTTTCGCGATTGGCCGGTGCCGGTCATTTACATCGCCGGCAACCACGAGCACGACCGAAAGGATTTCGATCACACCATCGATGCGCTGCGAGAGCGATGCGATCGCCTGGGCTTCACCATGCTGCACCGCGAGCAGACACGCCTTACCCATCAGGGCCGAACGATCCGGGTGCTTGGCACCACGCTCTGGAACGATTTCGAGCTGTTCGGTCCCGAAGGCATTGAGCGCAGCATGCGCGCCGCACGCTACTTCGCGGAACAGGTGCAATGCGCCACACGCCACGGCCGCCCCATGGGCGTGCCCGAGCTGCGCGAGGAAGGCCTGCTCTGCCGGGACTGGCTCCGAACTCAACTGACCGACCCCGCGCATCACTCAGATCAAGACGATGCCACCTTGGTCATCACCCACTTCGCCCCCAGCCTGCGCAGCAACGATGCGCGTTATCCCGTCAACGCATCGACCGCGAGTTTCTGCAACGCCTACGACGATCTGATTCCGCATTGCACCCTCTGGATGCACGGTCACCTTCACTGCCGCCACGACTACCGGGTGGACAACGCTCGCGTGGTCTGCAACTCCCGCGGCCTGGCGAGCAAGGGCGAGGACAATGATTTCCAACCGCAAGGCGCTTGGGAAATCTAG